The genomic segment AAAAGGATCTGATTCTATTACATCTAGTTTAAATTTAGATGAAGAACAAAGTAGGGATACTTTTAGTCAAATAGATAGTCTAATACAAACAAAAGGAAATCATAGTGACTTTGTATTCACAACTCCATTATTCTTTTCATCAATACAATCTGCTAATGGTAAGCTAAGTAAAAAAGAAGAAGATGTTAATGTGTATAATATGTCTCTCCATGGTGCATATTTTGAAAATACAATTCCAATAAAACAAAATGAAGTAAATACTGAAATTTTGAAAGAGATAGTAGGCTTTGAAAGTAAAACTTTTTTGTCTAACCTAACAAAATATTCTATAAAAGAGTTATCTGAAGAATCTAAAAAAGAGATAGAAAATGAGATAATTTTTTTAGAAAATGAAGTTTTAAAAAAAGTAAAAGATATTTCAAAAAAGGATTATAAAACGTTTACTCTACTTTTTCAAGATACAATAGAGATTACTTTTATAATTAATGATAGCATGTATAAAAGTTTTTTTCAAATAATAGTTGGTCATTTTCAGATAGTAATTCCATATCTATTTTATCATTTTAACGATATTAAAGTAAGAAATGAAGAAAAGAAAGTAAAAAAGATAAAAGATATTTTTGTTAAACAAATAACTAATTTAGTAAACGATTATGTAATTTGCTTAAAAAGAGTTTTATAAAGATAATAAAACTGGATTGTCTCCAGTTTTATTGTAAAAGCCTTAACACATTCTGAGATACTGCATTTGACTGGCTAATTGCATAAGATCCAGCTTGCGATATAATATTTAGCTTGTTGAAGTTTGCACTTTCTTCAGCATAATCAACATCTCTAATAACTGATTCAGCATTTTTTATATTTGTAGCTTGAGTCATAAGATTTCTAACTGCACTTTCAACTTGATTTTGAGTAGAACCTATATCACCTCTATAGCCATTTAGTTTTGTAATAGCACTATCTACATTATTCATATAAGCACTTGCCATTGTTCTTGTAAATCCATTTGTAGTTACTGTTTTACCATCACTAGATATTGTAGCAGTAGCTCCAGCTGATACATCAGTTTTTAAACTATTTAAAGAATAACCAGAAATATTCGCTTGAATAGATTTTGTACTAATTATATCTGTATTGCTCTCTCCAATTTGGAATGTTAAACCATCAGAACTAGCAGTATCAGTTGCTGCACTTCCCATACCTTTTTGTAAAAGAGCAGTACCATTGTAGTTTGTTTGTTTTGCAATATTATTTAATTGATCAAGCAATTTATTAACATCTTTTGCAATAGCAACCCTACCAATAGAAGAAGTAGTATCAGTATTTGCCTGTATTAGTTTTGCTTTTACCGTATCTAGAATTTTTGATTGCTCAGCCATAGATTTATCAGCAATTTGAAGTAACGCAATAGCTGAGTTACCATTTGAAATACCTTGATTTAAAGATGTAACTTGAGTTCTAAGTTTATCAGCAATTGCAAGACCAGAAGCATCATCGCTAGCTTTATTGATTTTTAAACCAGTAGAAAGCCTTTCTAAAGAGCTAGATATACTTCTATTCGTATTCGTTGCTGCTTCTTGGGCTGTAAGAGAAGATATATTTGTGTTAATTTTCATAAGTTTGTCCTTAGTTTTGATTTATTTCACAGTGTAAATAAAACTTAATTACATAATTATTGCAAACTAATTCATAAAATTAGTTTAAATGAAAATTAAAAATAGTAAAAGTGGAGAAAAACTCCACTTTTTTAATAAAAGAGAACTAAAAGCTATTTAATTATTGAAGTAGTCTTAGAACATTTTGTTGAGTTGCATTTGATTGGCTAATCGCATACGACCCAGCTTGAGATATAATATTTAACTTATTAAAGTTTGCACTCTCTTCAGCATAATCAACATCACGGATAATAGACTCGGCCGCCTTTATATTTGTAGATTGAGTCATAAGATTTCTAACCGCACTTTCAACTTGGTTTTGAGTAGAACCTATATCCCCTCTAAATCCATTTAGCTTTGTAATAGCATTATCAATTTGAAGTTGTGCAGCACTAGCCATTGTTCTTGTAAATCCATTTGCAGTTACTGTTTTACCATCACTAGAAACTGTAGCAGTAGCTCCAGCAGATGCATTGTCTTTTAAACTATTTAAAGAATAACCAGTAACATTTGCTTGAATAGATTTTGTACTAATTATATCTGTATTGCTCTCCCCAATTTGGAATGTTAAACCAGCAGAACTCACAGTATCAGTTGCCGCACTTCCCATACCTTTTTGTAAAAGAGCAGTACCATTGTAGTTTGTTTGTTTTGCAATATTATTTAATTGATCAAGTAATTTATTAACATCTTTTGCAATAGCAACTCTACCAACTGATGAAGTAGTATCCGTATTAGCTTGAATTAATTTAGACTTTATAGTGTCTAGAATTTTTCCTTGCTCAGCCATAGATTTATCAGCAATTTGAAGTAAAGCAATAGCTGAGTTACCATTTGAAATACCTTGGTTTATAGATGTAACTTGAGTTCTAAGTTTATCAGCAATTGCAAGACCAGAAGCATCATCAGAAGCCTTGTTGATTCTTAAACCAGTAGAAAGTTTTTCTAAAGAACTAGAAATACTGTTGTTTGTGATTTTAGCAGCTTCTTGAGCTCCTAGAGAAGATATGTTTGTATTAATTCTCATAATAAATCCTTTGTGAATTTGTAAAATAGTTTATGAATATTTAAAAAATATCCAAGCCTAAAACCTTCTAGTTTTACCTAGCATAGATTGCAAAATCTCTTTTACTATCTTCGGATTGAATTCAACCCTAAATTTATAAACGAAGTATTATATAACTTTTCTTAAAATTAGTTTAAATTTTATATAGTAATGAATATTTTATGATTTTATTTTTAAAATCACACCACTTTCTATATGTTGAGTAAATGCAAATTGATCAAACAGGGCAAATCTTACTATTTTATGAGTTTTTAAAAGTTCTTGTAAATCTCTATGCAGAGTTTCAGGGTTGCAAGATATATATATTATATTTTCGAAATTTTTTGCTAAAGCTCTTGTTGTATCATCAAGTCCACTTCTTGGTGGGTCCATAAAAATAGTATCAAAATCATAAGATTTTAAATCTATATTTTTTAGTCTATTAAAAGCTCGAACTTCATTTAAAGCTTCCACGAACTCTTCTGAGCTCATTCTTATAAAATCTATATTTTCTATATTGTTTAAAGCACAATTTCTAAGAGCTGATTTTATAGATGTTTTTGAAATCTCTGTTGCTAATACTTTATTGAATTTTTTTGAAAGAGCAATTGTGAAGTTTCCACCTCCACAATAAAGCTCACATAAATCTTTATTTGATTTTTCTATATTATTCAAGACCCATTCAATCATCTGTACATTTACATCTGTATTTGGTTGAGTAAAACCATTTTCTTCATAGGCAAATTTAAACTCTTGATTATTTATATTTAAGCTCTCATTTATAAAATCACTACTTAAAACTATTTTTTGTTTTCTACTTCTTCCAATAATTTTTATACCGAATTTTTGCTCAATCTGTTTTGCCAAACTTATCCACTCATCTTCAAGTTTTTTGTGATAAATCAAAGTTACAAGCATATCAGAAGTTGAACTAACCAAAAACTCAATAGAAAAAAGCCTAAAAGATAAAATCATAGATTTTTGAAGTTCATCCAAAAGTTTTGGCATAAGATTTGCTATATTTAAGCTTACAATAGAGCAAGAGTCTATTTTTAGAATCTCTTTATTAAAATCATTCATAGCGTAAGATAAAATATCTTTATTATTTTGCTCATCTTTTTCCCACCAAACTCTAAATTCAACACGATTCCTGAAGTTTCTTTCAGAACTTTTTATAATATCAAAATCTAAAGCAGTAAGATTTGAAAATCTATTTTTTTCTCTTTGTATTTTGTAGTTTAGTTGTTCATCATAATTTTTATCATAAAGTGTACAAGAGGCACAAAGCCCAAAATATTTGCATGTCATAAAATATATCCCTTTTTTAAAAAGTGTATTATATGTAAATATTGGTAAAAGTAGATATAATCGCTTAATATTTAAAAAGAAGAGTTTATGAAAGAAAATTGGCAAGAGCAACTAAAAGATTTATTAAATTGTGATTTAAAAACACTATATCCACTAGCAAGAAGTATGAACAGAAAACTGGAATTTTATGTAGGACCTACAAATAGTGGAAAGACATATAACGCTATGAAAAAGCTAAAAGAGGCAAATAGTGGATTATATCTTGCTCCTTTGAGGCTTTTAGCACT from the Aliarcobacter cryaerophilus ATCC 43158 genome contains:
- a CDS encoding flagellin, which gives rise to MKINTNISSLTAQEAATNTNRSISSSLERLSTGLKINKASDDASGLAIADKLRTQVTSLNQGISNGNSAIALLQIADKSMAEQSKILDTVKAKLIQANTDTTSSIGRVAIAKDVNKLLDQLNNIAKQTNYNGTALLQKGMGSAATDTASSDGLTFQIGESNTDIISTKSIQANISGYSLNSLKTDVSAGATATISSDGKTVTTNGFTRTMASAYMNNVDSAITKLNGYRGDIGSTQNQVESAVRNLMTQATNIKNAESVIRDVDYAEESANFNKLNIISQAGSYAISQSNAVSQNVLRLLQ
- a CDS encoding flagellin, with protein sequence MRINTNISSLGAQEAAKITNNSISSSLEKLSTGLRINKASDDASGLAIADKLRTQVTSINQGISNGNSAIALLQIADKSMAEQGKILDTIKSKLIQANTDTTSSVGRVAIAKDVNKLLDQLNNIAKQTNYNGTALLQKGMGSAATDTVSSAGLTFQIGESNTDIISTKSIQANVTGYSLNSLKDNASAGATATVSSDGKTVTANGFTRTMASAAQLQIDNAITKLNGFRGDIGSTQNQVESAVRNLMTQSTNIKAAESIIRDVDYAEESANFNKLNIISQAGSYAISQSNATQQNVLRLLQ
- the trmA gene encoding tRNA (uridine(54)-C5)-methyltransferase TrmA: MTCKYFGLCASCTLYDKNYDEQLNYKIQREKNRFSNLTALDFDIIKSSERNFRNRVEFRVWWEKDEQNNKDILSYAMNDFNKEILKIDSCSIVSLNIANLMPKLLDELQKSMILSFRLFSIEFLVSSTSDMLVTLIYHKKLEDEWISLAKQIEQKFGIKIIGRSRKQKIVLSSDFINESLNINNQEFKFAYEENGFTQPNTDVNVQMIEWVLNNIEKSNKDLCELYCGGGNFTIALSKKFNKVLATEISKTSIKSALRNCALNNIENIDFIRMSSEEFVEALNEVRAFNRLKNIDLKSYDFDTIFMDPPRSGLDDTTRALAKNFENIIYISCNPETLHRDLQELLKTHKIVRFALFDQFAFTQHIESGVILKIKS